aatatttagctacaatacaagtgaccttgagacaatattaagctacactacaagtgatcttgagacaatatttagctacactacaagtgatcttgagacaatattaagctacactacaagtgcccttgagacaatatttagctacactacaagtgatcttgagacaatattaagctacaatACAGGTAATATTGAGACAATGTAAAGCTtcaatacaagttatattgAGATAATATTTAGCAACATACAAGTGcccttgagacaatattaagctacactacaagtgatcttgagacaatattaagctacactacaagtgatcttgagacaatatttagctacaatacaagtgatcttgagacaatatttagctacaatacaagtgatcttgagacaatattaagctacactacaagtgaccttgagacaatatttagctacactacaagtgatcttgagacaatatttagctacactacaagtgatcttgagacaatatttatctacactacaagtgatcttgagacaatatttagctacaatacaagtgatcttgagacaatattaagctacactacaagtgaccttgagacaatattaagctacactacaagtgatcttgagacaatatttatctacactacaagtgatcttgagacaatatttagctacactacaagtgatcttgagacaatatttagctataatacaagtgatcttgagacaatattaagctacactacaagtgatcttgagacagtATTTAGCTACAATACAAGtgaccttgagacaatattaagctacaatacaagtgatcttgagacaatacttagctacaatacaagtgatcttgagacaatattaagctacactacaagtgatcttgagacaatatttagctacaatacaagtgatcttgagacaatattaagctacactacaagtgatcttgagacaatattaagcttcactacaagtgatcttgagacaatatttagctacactacaagtgatcttgagacaatatttagctacaatacaagtgatcttgagacaatattaagctacactacaagtgaccttgagacaatatttagctacactacaagtgaccttgagacaatatttagctacactacaagtgaccttgagacaatatttagctacactacaagtgaccttgagacaatattaagctacactacaagtgaccttgagacaatatttagctacaatacaagtgatcttgagacaatatttagctacactacaagtgatcttgagacaatattaagctacaatACAGGTAATATTGAGCCAATGTAAAGCTTCAATACAAGTAATattgagacaatatttagcaacatacaagtgaccttgagacaatatttagctacaatacaagtgaccttgagacaatattaagctacactacaagtgatcttgagacaatatttagctacaatacaagtgaccttgagacaatattaagctacactacaagtgatcttgagacaatatttagctacaaaacaagtgatcttgagacaatatttagcaacatacaagtgatcttgagacaatatttagctacactacaagtgatcttgagacaatatttatctacaatacaagtgatcttgagacaatatttagcaacatacaagtgatcttgagacaatatttatctacaatacaagtgatcttgagacaatatttatctacaatacaagtgatcttgagacaatattaagctacactacaagtgatcttgagacaatatttagcaACATACAAGTGATCTTGGGACAGTATTTATCTAcaatacaagtgatcttgagacaatatttagcgCAATACAAGTGATCTTGGGACAATATTTATCTACAATACAaatgatcttgagacaatatttagcgCAATACAAGTCATCTTGGGACAATAGTTAGCTACACTTCTCGATCCTATGATATTTGGCCCACGCGTGTTGATAAGACTATTCCACTAGAGTCGTTAACAGTATAAACCAAGGGTAAATTGCGAGTTCTGGCTTCATATAAGTAATATAATAACTCGAGCGAAACTAATTAACTCTTTATTTTGACAAGTATGCCGAAGCTTTTAGAACCAGCGATACCATGGACTAGAAAATCCCcattaaaacatgtacaattgaAATGGATGGGTTTGACACACCCGAAAATAACGAATTGTGACCGAACGTACTGACGTGAGGGTAGTGAATGGGGAGTAGCAGACAAAGTCAGAAAATTATATCTATTGatgttttcaaataagaatAAAATGCAGTCAATTTTACTGATCACGAACGGactagaaaaaataaaaatgggaTTCTTtcgtttatacatgtatataaatatatcatcataGATGAGTAATTGAagagataaaaacatatttaaatacaccAAGTTTATACCAAATACCATTCTTCAGTTGATCTAATTTGAAATATACTGGGGTTCAGGATAAACGTTTCTTGAATGAAAACGCGTGAAGACTTACAACAATAAATCCGTTAACAGACGActaataaaagttttatttctttaacaggTTCCGTGTTTGGTTTGGTTCGCCGGGATACGTACAGCGAACTACAAGACAAGTTAAAAAACAAGCCCAACGACAAGAAAAGGGAGCTGGTACACGCTGTCCAAGCCCTTGTCCGAAGCAGATCTAAGGCGGAACTGAACCTGTACGTGGAGGCTCGATCGCAGCAAAAACAGTTCATAGACTGTATCACGAAATTTACTTGAACGATTTATAGACTGTATCAAGAACTTCACTTAAACGATTGATAGACTGTATCACgaaattttcttgaaaaattTATAGACTTATCAAGAACTTCACTTGAACGGCTTATAGACTTATCAAGAACTTCACTTGAACGATTTATAGACTATACCAAAAAATTCACTTAAACGATTTATAGACGGTATCAAGAAATTTATTTGAACGTTTCTTAAGGCTCTATCACATCTTTTACTTCAAACAATTTACAGATTGTATATTCACCTTAAAATAGACTGTATCAATATATTCACCTTAATACTCCACATATTTATCATTCGATACATGAACGTGAACAATTCATGAACTTTGagattttaatacaattagatTGCATACATTGGATACTTTAATGTACCCCACCAACTAATAGTTATTCTAAGGGGGAATGCGCAATCCGCAAATCTGCAAAATCTTTTTATCTCAGTGATTCAATTACTAATGGTTCCTTTCACTTGTATAGCTAATCGGTTCAGATCAAATCTAGTCAGTCGACCGCCTAGATAGCTTAATGGTGGTACAGCGTTCGCTTTGGTGCAGAAGGTCGCGGGTTCGAACTCGGCCGCTTAAAACCGGTATACGTAAACATGTGGTACCATTAGTTCCATTTCCTAGCGCATGATAGTATAAGGGAAGTACTGGGGAAATGGTGCAATCAGTAATAGGTAAACCCAGTTGTAACCCGTGTGTATCGGTGCTTCACatcgagcacgttaaagaacgaTGAAGGTCTCCTCGCACAGAGCACActgatattttgtatattacTCTGTTTCCTTAAGTTTTCTATTACCTGAATTTGACTGGGAATTACGGTCATTTCTGTCTAATTTTTAAGATAGTTTTATATCTCTGCCCGATCTGGTGGGCTGGGGTTCCGGTCACTGATGGTGTGCGGGAGGAAAATGTTTTTGCAGTGATTTCAGGCGGCGCGTCTGGTGGGAAGTGAGTTTGAATAGAAGTTGTGACCAATTGGAACATGTGAATGTAGAAATGATTAAGGAGAAGAAGCGCTGACAATATGGATAATGACAAAGTGTagaaagggccataactccgcAATATTTGGTCCTACTAGAACCTGTAAACAATATGCACAATCAGGTTTAATACCCATGCACTAGCGGGTTTAAAGGCGCGAACACCCGGCGCGGGGCTCCCTCTAAAATCATCGAATATTACCTTTTTCATCAATACTGGAGAAGGTAATAAATTACGCTCATAATTCACCGTTTCAGACAAATTATTAAACTTTACTGAAGGGAGTAACCCAAAATCCCCATGCAAACAGATTATGTcgtatactttcggttctgagggaggggcgtatgtcaaaaggttgcgcccctaagttacgccccctctaacgtcaattcccccgaccccccccccccaacacacacacattgACATGTATTGTCAAGACTCATAcgatagttttatttgtaataaatattatgattatacaattatacaactttaacaaaaacaaaataggaaataatcaataataaacaacCATAACATGAGGTAAAGCCTTGCGAGcgtgcaaacaaaacatacaaaaacaccGATATGTGTACAAAACTGCATAGGTTAAAACAATATGCGTGTTTACGTTTATCATCTCTAACATATCTGATACCAAATGAAGATAACAAAAACAGAACAGGTAAATAACACAACTACTTCAAACCGTACAAAACCAAATGACCCTTATTTAAATACTCAGAATGATGTCAAATACTACACCCTAGTGGTCGTACTTGTGCAACtgacattgtaaaataaaactttgcATTACCAGTGTAAAACAATAACGCAACAATATTTATAGTAAACCCCGTAAATCCGATTAGCTTGAAGTAGGTGTTTTTGCGCTGCTACCCTACTCTTTTCGTTAAGATTTATCATACGAGTACagtcataaacatatatatgtgcGAAACATCCACTCTACCACATTTTACAAAACCACATTGCAATAATCAACCCCAAAAGTCCGGCAACTTTTGACGAGTACGTGTTCTGGGCGCTGTTACAGTAGTCTGTTCGACAGTAGCAAGTCTGTGTGTCTATCCCGGAAATGTCGTCAGAGCATCCTTCACCAATCGTTGACATCTCGCACGTGCGTATTATTGTGCTGCTATAATCTGAAGAAAGTGTGAATTAAGcatgtattaaatttaaaatatttacaccacTGACATACTTTGTTCAGGGAAGACGCTTACATATTTCCGACATCTCCAGGCTAGAAACTTGCCTACACCCGACATTTTCAGgctattgatttatatatcgACACTCTCTTTATGTTATTTAcgtattaatacatatgttactatatacaCATTTGTACTGGGATtgcgattatttgcatgactcaatgattatcagttttgcggcccgggCCGATTTTCGATTATTATTTTGCGGCCCGTAGAACGTTCGCATGTGAATTCAATTTTTGCCTTAAAATCATTTTGGCGACTGCAAAATAATGCTttgactaaataaataaaattttattgatctgcttgaacaaatttattattaaaatcctaAAGAGAGGCAAACGCGAACGCAGTTTAGGAAGATATGctcactggcaccggattttcaaactcaatcatttttttttaaaaatcaagaaaatcttataattccttactaaaaattataataccgaatatgtaaaaaaatactgatttttttttaaatatgcactttgtactgtataacaTACTAATGTAGCGAATTTGGGCCGAGCGATACGTTgtaaaactgttgtctgctgcgTTTACAGTAAGGCGTATGATTTTGCTATTGTACACTTTCAATTTCGTTTTGAATAGTTAGGAAACCCGCtatatttcaatcattttaaaagttattatttcattggCAAATACGTTTCGAAAGAATAGGAGGCTAAAGGAAATAGTAAGTAGTCATAAACAAATAGTATTTGGAATActaatatatttgttatgcaCCCAATGCTTAACTTTTAATATGGGGTATGAAATTGGTTTAGAGAGTGAATttctcaataaaaacaacagctaaTGATACAACATGatcgtaaattgaaataagatggttaaatataaacaatcatgaTGCGAACAGCGATTTAAACTTATATActgttgttttctgaaaatatgaaaatataaggcgAAACCCCTACGGAAAAAGACTTAACGTTGAAAATGGACTATTCCAATCGGTTTGAAACGTCCGATGTGGTCACGTGATATCGTGAGTATAAATACAGCAAAccagcgttttttttttttcattcttgtGCTTGCTTCTGCGAGAGAAACAACTTGATAAGACAAAGTGTAATATATGTATTATCTCTAATAGGGGGTAAACACTATTTGTCCTGGTGGCAAATATACGTACATGTTAATTCCCTAGGGGTTTAAATACCGAACtatctatattaatatagatataagtATGGTATAAACTGTGAACCAGAGaatattaaatagaaaagcGCCTCCTTAAGAACAGAAGTAATGAAAGTAAACTCAAAAGCCCTTACCGtacattgataaaatactaTTAGAACAGTTTTTAAGTGGAAAGCTAGGGAAATCGAAAAAGTTGGATAATTTGATATGTGCGTCtatgaaaactgtaaatattccaatctttgttgatttatcattgattgaacgataattgttttcactatccaataattttaaataatcataagTGCAATTTATTTGGCAAAGTAGCCAAAGAAGAAAATTTGAAAGTTAGCCCCGGCACATTACACTAACATGcatgttagtatattatacagtacaaagtgcatattttccaaaaaaaaatatttttcaatattttttcacatattcggtatcataatttttagtaaggaattataagattttttttgatttttttaaaaaatgattaaaaaaagtttgaaaatccggtgccagtggatATGCTAATGTTTGATAACCAGTGTCACTGAGTGTGGACCGTTAGGGCGGCgtttttagactgtcggctgcaagccgacagtctttagagagcggtatttcagaaacgcgactagtcgcctgacacgacatattgaacatgaatatattaatacacaccacggcgtagcaacagaactactttCCTGTAAGtgcatttaaatgtgaaatttaaTTGTGTAGATGATAAAACATTGGGTATTATGTACAGTTTTATAATACCGTCATATAATACgattatttcaataactttcAGTGGTCATTTCAGTAATTTAACGcaactttaaacattttcattcgaAGGTTTACGACATCTCGGCAATAGCTTGCTACGCCATTGAATCTGGCTGGATTATATTATTCATGAGGTGTTTTCGGTTGAAAATAGTCCGTCCTGGAATGATACATATTGTACAAGTTAATGCATCGTTTAACTGAATCATTAATGAATTACATTTgagaaaaatatgttattgttctttATGATGGTAAGTCTGTTGGTGATCAATattagtattaaatataaacaaaaacaaatagtcACGTGATGAACAATTAGTATGCAGGGAAGTCACGTGAGCAGGAATGCGCGCGCACTAAAGTGACGCTATAGTGCGGGCCGAAATCACACCGAGCGCCATCTTGTAAACATCGAGGTCACGTTTCTTTTCAATTGCTAGCTTCGCTTACAACAAGAACTGTAAGTATTATTAATCTATTTAGTTTGAGTTATATTTATTCcaatgtttttatacatatgttttgacTGTTGACTGtgtttatgcatatttaaatggtGAAATTGAATGTATCTAATGACCCCATGACCCATGACCTGAAAATCATTCgcattgttttgtaaacaaatcgttcattgatattacaaaacgagttttaattgtttcttaTGATTTTTCTTGCCATAgcattataacaaataatatttgtgTTGTAGATGGTCTGTTTAATTGCTTATCTCGAATAGAACTGTAACATCGGCGTgtcatgataaatattttttctgtacgAGGACACAGATATTTCAATGTTAAGAAATGCTACCTTGTTACGCTGTGCAAGAagttttttgataaaatgatcatgattgtatatttaaagaaatgttaaagtGCAAGAAAAACATACTGTTTCTTTTTCACATTATTAATCATGACATGGTGATGATTTATAATCTTTTAGAGATTAGCTTTGATACCTCTTGAGCAATATTTGCTGCATTTAGCCATTTTCTATGTgcctttttatttcttaagttaCACATTGATGTTGATGATGTAATCAAACTGATGCTTGAACTTGgtattttaataagtatatCCTAAAGGAGATTGAATTATCAAGaaattcataatttaaagaTGTGTGTGTAGTATTTAACTTTGGAGATGAGATAAACAGtacattaattatataaattaactCTGTTGGAGGTAATCTTTGACCTTAACTTGTGAGTTCTACTTGGAGTTTCGCACTGGGCAATATTTGCTGCATCAAGCATTTTTGCATGATCCTTTTTTGTTGAGGTTCACTTGGAGATTCATGACCAAATACAATTGGTTTGTTTGAACTTGgtgatatattataaaaatacatggaaCTGGAAATACATCTGATGGAGATGTGCTTGGAGAAAGAATCTGATGGAGTTGAACATGGAAAAATATTCTTTGGAGATGACTTCTGATCAAAACTTTTGGGAACAACTTGAAAGATATATTCCTGCGGCAAATACACGGCCAGACGAATTAATGAAGATTCAGTAATGTTGAATACTGTTGGAGCAAATTCATTAAGATACActgtaatgttttaattaacagtTTTGTAATAATGGAGTACACTTTGGTGTCAGCAGCTGattgaatttacttgaaaaatagcgtctgttcatacatgttgacaCCATTTATACGAGGAATTggtttatttaagtacaaacagtcgttctacttgctaagtgttcatgtttatttaattgaattcaGTTATTCAGGACATAAACagatgtcagtgattcgtacaAAAAAATCCGGATAGACGTGTTGTGGAATTTTCTAAGTGATCAATTGTAATTGGAATGGGAACATACAAGctacaacaaaatgttgtttgcatGTTTGGCTCACTctaaaaaactaaataaaaagtaaatttaatttgagagtgagTTAACTAATCGTAGTCAAGCGAGCGCGAAAGGAGAATGCACAACTGGATagcaggtaaactttaaaaagcaaactttaaacttgcaaaataagaaaaacaaacatatgtattaaagaggttaatacacggcgaagccgggccgttgagtgaaAACGGCCCTCGTGTTCATAATGGCCCCCGACTACACCTTATTAGGTTTGCCATTTACGTTTctgcaatattatatatatgatatctATTTTAGAAAAGACACTGGCATATCTCCGACATATCTGATATAAGTTTTTTAGGCTATTCACATAAAtagtttgtaacatttttttatcatttagttTGCTGGTTTGTTTCTCGATAAATTGTGACTAGAATGGCATTTGCCCTTCTGTGTAGTAAATGAATGCAATTTCCATTTTTTGTATTTGCTGTGATTAGTGGAGTAACC
This genomic stretch from Mya arenaria isolate MELC-2E11 chromosome 10, ASM2691426v1 harbors:
- the LOC128204221 gene encoding uncharacterized protein LOC128204221 translates to MEWYHYDGSDGYVEYYQHIMFILESKQKELRNYVSQGSFMVRAAGGAAIGGLLGGPGGAVIGATVGSVFGLVRRDTYSELQDKLKNKPNDKKRELVHAVQALVRSRSKAELNLYVEARSQQKQFIDCITKFT